The stretch of DNA ACCCAAAGCTCATGCCCACTTCTCTCACCTCCAGAGCTGGAGCAGCTTCACCTGGGCCTGTATGGCATGTCAGACCGGCTGACGCTAGCCAAGGAAGGCAGCCCTCTGCTCACCCAGAAGTGGTGTCACAGTCTGCGGGAACTGGACTTGAGTGGCCAGGGCTTCAGTGAGAAGGACCTGGAGCAGGCCTTAGCTGCCTTTTCAGGCACCCCTGGGGGCTCCCACCTGGCCCTATGCTCCCTCAACCTCAGGGGCACTCGGGTCACACCGGGCACAGTCAGGTTAGCAACCCACTAGTTCCTTGGAGCCAGTATACCTTAGCCTCCATCCTGTGTGGCTTGCCAGTTCCAGGAGTCAGAAAAGGGAGCCCATACTGGCCAAGCCCCTGCTTGGGGTTGTCCTTAGGGACACCCAGGGTACTGAGGGTGGGCCTTGATGGATGTAGGGGGCATAGCCAGCTGTGGTGCAAGGGCAGCGAGGGCTCCCTAGACTGGCCCAGCCCTGCTGGTGCTTAACCTACCATGGCCTGCCCTGCTCCCACAGCTCTGTGATAAGCAGCTGCCCAGGTCTGCAGTACCTCAACCTGGAGTCCTGCCGCTGCCTTCCCCGGGGCCTCAAGCGGGCCTACAGGGGCCCAGAGGAAGTCCAATGGTGCCTGGAGCAGCTGCtcaccagcctcccctcccccagctagccagctccaggcccctctgccagccagccctgctctgcctcttttcccagttttggaTATTTGAGTGTTTTGTTACAATAAAACCCTTTTTGGAACTCGTTGTGTAGTCTTTGGAATCAGAGTGAGGGGACAGGGGTTGTCCCTGAGGGAACTACTTGGGGGTAGCCCCCTGAGTTTGCCTGTTGCTGTGCCTTGCCAGCTCACTCCTGGACTGAGTGCCTGTGCTTGTGTGCCCCATCCTAGGGCACTAAGGTGAGCTGCTTCATAGTATGTGAGGCTGTCTAGGACAGAGCTGGCAATGAAGAGAGGGTGACCACGCCCAGCCATGGGCTCCTTGTGGGCACCTGCCTGCTGATTTCTCTCCAACTTAGGCCTAGGGTGTCTCACTGTTAAGGTATTTCTCTCCAACTTAGGCCTAGGGTGTCTCATTGTTAAGGCTGACCTACCTGAGTCAGGGACTAAAAGGCCGGGATGCGGGGCGGGGACTGGAATCcgactggggtgggggcggggccgaATCGAGGGGCCAGGCCAGAGATGTGGCCGGATTTGGCGCTGGAATCGCAGGCTGGACCCGCACGGAGGCGGCCCGGGCCCTACTGTGGGGCGGGCTGTTCCAGGCCCGAGCCCTGAGGGAGCACAGGCTAGGTGGAAGCCCCCAGGGGTGCCTGAGAAGGCAGCTAAGGTCTGCTCCAGGTCCTTCTCACTGAAGCCCTGGCCACTCAAGTCCAGTTCCCGCAGACTGTGACACCACTTCTGGGTGAGCAGAGGGCTGCCTTCCTTGGCTAGCGTCAGCCGGTCTGACATGCCATACAGGCCCAGGTAAAGCCGCTCCAGCTCTGGAGGTGAGAGGAGTGGGCATGAGCTTTGGGTGGGCAAGGATCCCTGCATCCCGCCTGCCCACCTGCCACCCGGGAAGCACTGACCCTGACATGGCACATTGTGCAGGCTGGCAGGAGTGATCCGAACACGTGATGTGAGCCAGGCTGTATAGGGGGCCTCCAGTGGGGCAGGGGCTAGCCAGGAAGTTCACGCCCACCACAACAGAATGGTCCCTTCTAGAACCCACTGACCAGAGCTTCTAGAACCCGGTGCCGCGCAGCCTAGAACGCCACCTGGTGTCGCTCCCCTGTCTTCTCAGAGCTCCTGCTCCTTCCTGACCGCAGCCCTGGAGGCATTATTCTCCCAGGTATGAGCGTAGCTGTGGGCAGTGGGTAGTGGTAACAGACGAGCCGCCCAGCTGACCATCCGTACCCGACCCAGGCCCCCAAGGGCCGGATCAGCGGACTGCCTACGACCTCTAGCGGTAAGCCCTTCCAGCTCTGGGCCCAAGGACTCTTCTGCACCGAGCGCAGCCTCGCCAGGCGCCTCAAGAGCAACAGTTTCTACCCGTTCATGCAGCAGCAGCCCAACGGTGCGCGCGGACCGAAGTTAGGGACCGGGACTCCGAGGCTCATGCGGGGAACGCAGGGCAGGGACCGGAATCAGagcagggaggggcggggaggggcagggccagaGGGCGAGGCGGGGCTGACTCGAGGGGCGTGCCCAGAGGGCGGGGCGGGGTCAAAGCGGGGGCGGGGCATTGGAGCCCCCGACCCAGGCCGGGCCTGCTGGGGCCCGATTAGGCGGTGGAACCGCAGGCTGGATCCTATCCGAGGTCCTGGGCCCTACGTGGGGCGGGCTGTTCCGGGCCCGAGCCCTGGCGCTGCCACCTCGGGCAGCAAGCAGGAGCCCGGTGTTCTCACGCGTCCTCGGCGCGCCGCCCCTAGTCTTCGTGCTCGAGTACTACCTGGACACGCTGTGGAAGGGGACGCTGCTCTTCATAGTGTGCATCTTGCTCATCAGCTTCGGTCTCGTGAGCGAGGTCTGGGCTCCCGGGCCCGCCCACACTACCTTCCTACCCCGGGGACCCGGCCCCGCCTCGCCACCGGCCCCCACGGCGGCTCAGGGAGTCCCCGCGGCGCCCGCAGGTGCagaagcaggagacctggggcttccctgcctACGGCGTGGGCGTGGGCCTGTGGCTTATGATCTCGTCGCTGCCGCGGCGCCGCCTGGTGCTGAACCACGCGCTTGGCGTGTACCACTTCTCCATCCAGGGCCGCACCGTGTGTCAGGGCCCCATGCACCTGGTCTACGTGCGCCTGGCCCTCAACTCGGACGGTGATGCGAGGGAAGGGCCGCGGACTAGGGCAGGGCGTGCAAGGGACGGGAAGCCGCgtggagtggggaggggcggACACACGCGGGCCCACGCCCCGTCCCCGGAGCCCCGTCCCCGCTCCCCAGAGTCCGGGAGCTGAGCAACTTGCCCCTTACTAGCCTATCGaaggtgcttcttccagctggtTCTGTGCGGCCACAAGCTGGAGCCGCTAGTGCTGGTGCAGCTGTCGGAGCGCTATGAGGTGCGTCGACAGACGCTCTTCTCTCCCTTCTCGGTCCAAGGGGATGCGGACCACTGTTGAGGCTCTTAAGATGGGGACATTTCGCAGGTGGATGGTGCATACAATGGGTGCCTGGCCCGGGCCCTCAAGCTGGTAGCTGGCAGAGAGGGTGCCAGGGCTGACGGTCAGGGCTGGAGGTGCGGTTTGGCAAAGGGAGGGACTAGCAAGAGCTGACCTGACCGCCACTCGCCACCCGCTCACACAGCAAATGGAATACCTGGGCCGGTACATTGCCCGGAAGCTCAACATTAACTACTTTGACTGCCTGGCCACGTCGTACCGGCACGTGGTCCGCCACTGGCCGCTGGGGAGCACCTTCAGCCCAGGCATCGTGCTGCGCAAGACTGGTACCTACGACGAGGGGAACTCTCAGTGGGACCCAGACGTGTGATGCTGCCAGCAGGCACCCACCCTTCTCCCACCTCACGAGGTGTTCTGCCTTCCCCTCCAGTCCCCCGCCTCCACCCCACCACGGGCCTTCTTCTCAATAAAGCGACTTCTTACTTCAAGACGGGGGGGTTTTCTTTGTG from Ovis aries strain OAR_USU_Benz2616 breed Rambouillet chromosome 9, ARS-UI_Ramb_v3.0, whole genome shotgun sequence encodes:
- the TMEM249 gene encoding cation channel sperm-associated auxiliary subunit TMEM249, which codes for MRGGDWNPTGAPKGRISGLPTTSSGKPFQLWAQGLFCTERSLARRLKSNSFYPFMQQQPNGGRAQRAGRGQSGGGALEPPTQAGPAGARLGGGTAGWILSEVLGPTWGGLFRARALALPPRAASRSPVFSRVLGAPPLVFVLEYYLDTLWKGTLLFIVCILLISFGLVSEVQKQETWGFPAYGVGVGLWLMISSLPRRRLVLNHALGVYHFSIQGRTVCQGPMHLVYVRLALNSDAYRRCFFQLVLCGHKLEPLVLVQLSERYEQMEYLGRYIARKLNINYFDCLATSYRHVVRHWPLGSTFSPGIVLRKTGTYDEGNSQWDPDV